A portion of the Polaribacter cellanae genome contains these proteins:
- the mdh gene encoding malate dehydrogenase has product MKVTVVGAGAVGASCAEYIAIKDFAAEVVLLDIKEGYAEGKAMDLMQTASLNGFDTKITGSTNDYSKTADSNICVITSGIPRKPGMTREELIGINAGIVKTVSSNLIEHSPNTIIIVVSNPMDTMTYLVHKTTGLPKSRIIGMGGALDSARFKYRLAEALGAPISDVDGMVIGGHSDKGMVPLTRLATRNSVPVSEFISKERLEKVAADTKVGGATLTGLLGTSAWYAPGAAVSGMVQAIACDTKKIFPCSTLLSGEFGLNDLCIGVPVVLGKDGIESIVEINLSDAEKAHLQESAAGVSKTNGLLEL; this is encoded by the coding sequence ATGAAAGTTACAGTTGTTGGTGCAGGTGCAGTAGGTGCAAGTTGTGCAGAGTATATTGCTATTAAAGATTTTGCTGCAGAAGTTGTTTTATTAGATATTAAAGAAGGCTATGCTGAAGGAAAAGCGATGGACTTAATGCAAACTGCTTCTTTAAACGGTTTTGATACGAAGATTACCGGAAGTACAAACGATTATTCTAAAACTGCAGATTCTAACATTTGTGTAATTACTTCTGGGATTCCAAGAAAGCCAGGTATGACTCGTGAAGAGTTAATTGGAATTAACGCAGGTATTGTAAAAACAGTTTCTTCTAACTTAATAGAACATTCTCCAAATACAATTATAATCGTAGTTTCTAATCCTATGGATACTATGACATATTTAGTTCATAAAACTACAGGTTTACCAAAAAGTAGAATTATTGGAATGGGTGGAGCATTGGATTCTGCTCGTTTTAAATATAGATTGGCAGAAGCTTTAGGTGCACCTATTTCGGATGTTGATGGAATGGTAATTGGTGGTCATTCAGATAAAGGAATGGTTCCTTTAACAAGATTGGCAACACGTAATTCTGTACCAGTTTCAGAATTTATTTCCAAAGAAAGATTAGAAAAAGTAGCTGCTGACACTAAAGTTGGTGGAGCTACATTAACTGGTTTGTTAGGAACTTCTGCTTGGTATGCTCCTGGTGCAGCAGTATCTGGAATGGTACAAGCAATTGCTTGCGATACTAAAAAAATATTTCCTTGTTCTACTTTATTAAGTGGTGAATTTGGTTTGAATGATTTATGTATTGGAGTTCCTGTTGTTTTAGGAAAAGACGGTATTGAAAGCATTGTAGAAATTAATTTATCTGATGCAGAAAAAGCACATTTACAAGAATCTGCAGC
- a CDS encoding DUF6588 family protein, with the protein MKKSILIFIGVFTLVFNSNAQEGLENILFADLSDANKLTKGYLTPVAEGLIFGMSNSWYHTAKVHKPFGFDISIGGNFSFAGDNQNNFDINSLKLSNKITKNPSTSPTILSKGLAEVNAFEVTIPANSDPNINGGVHPELRRNFTMPDGFGDELPFNSIPTPAVQLSLGLPAKFEATLRFVPKVGGSETKANLFGLGLKKEITDWFGPMDKTPLHISLLGAFTNMTVAHNIKDPNGNDINISNGLAELKLNSYTFQALASLNFPIINLYGGVGYISGSSTLRLGGEYKLQYSDGINNFTRTLNDPLNLDYDTSGFTTTLGARLSLGFFKIYGSYTLQKYNTANLGIAFSFR; encoded by the coding sequence ATGAAAAAATCTATTTTAATTTTTATAGGTGTATTTACCTTAGTCTTTAATTCAAATGCACAAGAAGGTTTAGAAAACATCTTATTTGCTGATCTCTCTGACGCTAACAAACTTACAAAAGGATACTTAACACCTGTTGCAGAAGGATTAATATTTGGAATGAGTAATAGCTGGTATCATACTGCTAAGGTTCACAAGCCTTTTGGTTTCGATATTTCAATTGGAGGTAATTTTTCTTTCGCAGGTGATAATCAAAATAATTTTGACATCAATTCTTTAAAACTTTCTAATAAAATAACTAAAAATCCTTCTACCTCTCCAACTATCCTTAGCAAAGGTTTAGCTGAAGTTAATGCGTTTGAGGTAACTATACCAGCTAATTCAGACCCCAATATTAATGGAGGTGTTCATCCTGAATTAAGAAGAAATTTTACAATGCCTGACGGTTTTGGAGATGAGCTACCTTTTAATAGTATTCCTACACCTGCAGTTCAACTAAGCCTTGGGCTTCCAGCTAAATTCGAAGCAACACTTAGATTTGTTCCTAAGGTTGGTGGTAGCGAAACTAAAGCTAATTTATTTGGTTTAGGGCTAAAAAAAGAAATTACAGATTGGTTTGGCCCAATGGATAAAACCCCTCTTCATATTTCTTTGTTGGGAGCTTTTACCAATATGACTGTTGCCCACAACATTAAAGACCCTAATGGAAATGATATTAATATTTCAAATGGTTTAGCTGAATTAAAATTAAATTCTTATACTTTTCAAGCTTTAGCATCTTTAAATTTTCCAATTATTAATTTATATGGTGGTGTTGGGTATATTTCAGGTTCTTCCACATTACGTTTAGGAGGAGAGTATAAACTACAATATAGTGATGGTATTAATAATTTTACGAGAACTTTAAACGACCCATTAAATTTAGACTATGACACTAGCGGTTTTACAACTACACTTGGAGCTAGACTAAGTTTGGGGTTTTTTAAAATTTATGGCTCTTATACTTTACAAAAATACAACACAGCAAATTTAGGTATTGCATTTAGCTTCAGATAA
- the gyrB gene encoding DNA topoisomerase (ATP-hydrolyzing) subunit B, producing the protein MSEDKKKEYDASSIQALEGMEHVRMRPSMYIGDVGVRGLHHLVYEVVDNSIDEAMGGYCDAIDVIINEDNSITTKDNGRGIPVGIHKKEGVSALQVVMTKIGAGGKFDKDSYKVSGGLHGVGVSCVNALSDHLTATVHIEGKIWQQEYEKGKTLYPVKTIGETDFTGTIVTFLPDKSIFTQTTEYNYETLATRMRELSFLNKGITITLTDKRRTDDEGNFISETFHSDEGLPEFIKYLDSTREQLIGSVIAMEGEKNGIPVEVAMVYNTSYAENLHSYVNNINTHEGGTHLSGFRRGLTSTLKKYADESGLLKNVKFEIAGDDFREGLTAIVSVKVQEPQFEGQTKTKLGNREVTSAVSQAVSEMLTDYLEENPNDAKTIVQKVILAATARHAARKAREMVQRKTVMSIGGLPGKLSDCSETDPAQCEIFLVEGDSAGGTAKQGRDRNFQAILPLRGKILNVEKAMQHKVFENEEIKNMFTALGVSIGTEEDPRALNLSKIRYHKVVIMCDADVDGSHIATLILTFFFRYMREMVEQGYIYIATPPLYLVKKGQKKEYAWDDNQRDLIAQQMGGSVAIQRYKGLGEMNAEQLWDTTMNPEFRTLRKVVIDNQTEADRVFSMLMGDDVPPRRDFIERNAKYANIDV; encoded by the coding sequence ATGAGCGAAGACAAAAAGAAAGAATATGATGCATCCAGTATTCAGGCATTAGAAGGAATGGAACACGTAAGAATGCGCCCATCTATGTATATTGGAGACGTTGGCGTGCGTGGTTTACATCATTTAGTATATGAAGTTGTAGACAACTCTATTGATGAAGCAATGGGCGGTTATTGTGATGCAATTGATGTTATTATTAACGAAGACAATTCTATTACAACCAAAGATAATGGTCGTGGAATTCCTGTGGGAATTCACAAAAAAGAAGGTGTTTCTGCTTTACAAGTAGTAATGACTAAAATTGGTGCTGGTGGTAAATTCGACAAAGATTCTTATAAAGTTTCTGGGGGTTTGCATGGTGTTGGTGTAAGTTGTGTAAACGCATTATCGGACCATTTAACAGCAACCGTTCATATAGAGGGAAAAATTTGGCAACAAGAATACGAAAAAGGTAAAACCTTATACCCTGTTAAAACAATAGGAGAAACAGATTTTACGGGTACCATTGTTACTTTTTTACCCGACAAATCTATCTTCACACAAACTACGGAATATAATTACGAAACCTTAGCAACTCGTATGCGTGAGTTGTCTTTCTTAAACAAAGGAATTACAATTACGTTAACAGATAAAAGAAGAACAGATGATGAAGGAAACTTTATTTCAGAAACGTTTCATTCTGATGAAGGTTTGCCAGAATTTATTAAATATTTAGATTCTACACGTGAGCAATTAATTGGTTCTGTAATTGCTATGGAAGGTGAGAAAAATGGAATTCCTGTAGAAGTTGCCATGGTTTACAACACTTCTTATGCAGAGAATTTACATTCTTATGTAAACAATATTAATACACACGAAGGTGGTACACATTTATCTGGTTTTAGACGTGGTTTAACAAGTACGTTAAAAAAATATGCAGACGAATCTGGTTTATTGAAAAACGTAAAATTCGAAATTGCTGGAGACGATTTTCGTGAAGGTTTAACTGCAATTGTTTCTGTAAAAGTGCAAGAACCACAATTTGAAGGGCAAACCAAAACAAAATTAGGTAACAGAGAAGTTACTTCTGCTGTATCGCAGGCAGTTTCAGAAATGTTAACGGATTATTTAGAGGAAAACCCGAATGATGCAAAAACAATTGTTCAAAAAGTAATTTTAGCAGCAACTGCAAGACATGCAGCACGTAAAGCCAGAGAAATGGTGCAACGTAAAACGGTAATGTCTATTGGTGGTTTGCCTGGAAAATTATCTGACTGTTCCGAAACAGACCCAGCACAGTGTGAAATATTCTTGGTTGAGGGAGATTCTGCAGGTGGAACCGCAAAACAAGGTCGTGATCGTAATTTTCAAGCAATTTTACCACTTCGTGGAAAAATTTTAAATGTTGAAAAAGCGATGCAACACAAAGTTTTCGAAAACGAAGAAATAAAAAATATGTTTACGGCTTTAGGTGTTTCTATAGGAACAGAAGAAGACCCAAGAGCCTTAAACTTATCTAAAATAAGATACCACAAAGTAGTAATTATGTGTGATGCCGATGTTGATGGTTCGCATATTGCTACCTTAATATTAACGTTCTTCTTTAGATATATGAGAGAAATGGTAGAACAAGGGTATATTTACATTGCAACACCACCTTTATATTTAGTAAAAAAAGGTCAGAAAAAAGAATATGCATGGGATGACAACCAGCGTGATTTAATTGCACAACAAATGGGCGGTTCTGTAGCAATCCAAAGATATAAAGGTCTTGGAGAGATGAACGCAGAACAACTTTGGGACACAACCATGAATCCTGAATTTAGAACCTTACGTAAAGTAGTTATAGACAACCAAACAGAAGCTGATAGAGTTTTTTCTATGCTTATGGGAGACGATGTTCCACCAAGAAGAGATTTTATTGAAAGAAACGCAAAATATGCAAATATCGATGTGTAA
- a CDS encoding T9SS type A sorting domain-containing protein, which translates to MLLLLIVSGVAQAQSFVLDNKDNQSHIGDLTGGDRLNIATTSFTDPNTKQVREWLFMSSTKGVFELGTLETFTYIFEKKNNTFIKRTTDNLRFLTFGSATFMNLDNDGYPDFANTGVDKFNASRTYVYRYKKDSLKLSQELDGVIKSAIAVIPHSNGDGLIFSGLMHEENIYKTKIVKNDPQNPGDLVEVFDGSGGVSGGAHVIDLMNTGKLIPNVHGTKNGNSFNHKFELQSDGTYIVSDVGLPTLEDGVSVYYDINRDGYLDWIAAGIVTTFSNNPRLILVYLNDGNGNFSQHQIIPCGDSMRIKLIDTDADGYKESLITMGKNWNGYRYDLVPFKIVDGKFQKWEHNPFDSESTITDFGRGFNNGKIIVTDMNSDGKDDVILLGRTTDSSASWGNYKAQLYLNTTTSLSVTDNFLSKETKIYPNPTSGNITIEVPAGSEIENITVYDVGGRLITTALNTKHLDMSAFTNGFYLLKFQTTDGTIGNKKFMKH; encoded by the coding sequence TTGCTGCTTCTCTTGATAGTTTCAGGAGTAGCACAAGCACAGTCTTTTGTCCTAGACAACAAAGACAACCAATCTCATATCGGTGATTTAACTGGTGGAGATAGATTAAATATTGCAACAACATCTTTCACAGACCCAAATACCAAACAAGTTCGTGAATGGTTGTTTATGTCAAGTACGAAAGGTGTATTTGAACTAGGAACCTTAGAAACATTTACATATATTTTTGAGAAAAAAAATAACACTTTTATTAAAAGGACAACAGATAATTTAAGGTTTCTGACTTTTGGTTCTGCGACCTTCATGAATCTTGATAATGATGGATATCCTGATTTTGCAAATACTGGGGTGGATAAATTTAACGCCTCTCGTACTTATGTATATAGGTACAAAAAAGATTCTTTAAAACTTTCACAAGAGTTAGATGGTGTAATTAAAAGTGCTATTGCTGTCATTCCTCATTCAAATGGAGATGGTCTTATTTTCTCTGGTCTGATGCACGAAGAAAACATTTATAAAACAAAAATTGTAAAAAATGATCCACAAAATCCAGGTGATTTGGTTGAGGTTTTTGATGGTTCTGGTGGAGTAAGTGGCGGCGCACATGTTATTGATCTTATGAATACAGGTAAATTAATACCGAACGTTCATGGAACAAAAAATGGTAATAGTTTTAATCATAAATTTGAACTTCAATCAGATGGGACATATATTGTTTCTGATGTTGGATTGCCTACATTAGAAGATGGAGTTAGTGTCTATTATGATATTAATAGGGATGGATATTTAGATTGGATTGCAGCTGGCATCGTGACAACATTTTCAAATAATCCAAGACTTATTTTGGTTTATTTGAATGATGGAAACGGTAATTTTTCTCAGCATCAAATAATACCGTGTGGTGACTCCATGAGAATTAAGTTAATAGATACTGATGCTGACGGATATAAAGAAAGTCTTATTACAATGGGAAAAAATTGGAATGGGTATAGATATGATCTTGTTCCATTTAAAATAGTCGATGGTAAATTTCAAAAATGGGAACACAATCCCTTTGATTCTGAGTCTACTATTACAGATTTTGGTAGAGGTTTTAATAATGGTAAAATAATTGTAACCGACATGAACAGCGATGGAAAAGACGATGTTATTCTATTGGGTAGAACAACTGACTCAAGTGCCAGTTGGGGTAACTACAAGGCGCAGTTGTATTTAAATACAACAACCTCTTTATCGGTTACAGATAACTTTTTATCGAAAGAAACAAAAATTTACCCAAACCCAACTTCTGGCAATATTACCATAGAAGTTCCTGCTGGTAGCGAAATAGAAAACATTACAGTGTACGATGTTGGAGGAAGACTTATTACTACTGCATTAAATACGAAACATTTAGATATGTCTGCATTTACAAATGGTTTTTACCTATTAAAGTTCCAAACAACAGATGGTACTATTGGTAACAAAAAATTTATGAAGCATTAA
- a CDS encoding amidase family protein has protein sequence MESQIKKLHQQLVSKEISCTDLVQEKLNLLKQNTHNTVNSLLDSMALELASKVDTKIANGEEIGLLEGIPFGIKDVYMVQGTYTTASSDLLKNYKSSYTATSIQKLLDAGAIPLVKENCDSFGHGSSSENTIFGAVKNATNPDLVGGGSSGGSAVNVAKDFTTFSIGGDTGGSIRQPAGYNKVYGLKPTYGRISRYGLMAYASSTDCVGPIAKSIEDIRIVLNIMSGKDVRDQTTFSSEEILEDTVSNSSTIKTIGYFKNFIESEAISPEIKQDFLATIDKIKAKGIEVKELDFFNADILVSTYYTLAMAETASNLSRLDGTNYGARIEGENLKDTYSITRSENFSEESKRRIVGGNQVLSQGFSDEIYLKAQNLRNQISARFSDDFNEVDIILSPVTPANPPKIGESLNDPLAMYLSDAYTVGFSLGELPTLTIPKGTETGLQITADKKKDVQALQFANFLNDIL, from the coding sequence ATGGAGTCGCAGATAAAAAAGCTACATCAACAATTGGTGTCTAAAGAAATTTCGTGTACAGATTTGGTGCAAGAAAAATTAAATTTATTAAAACAAAATACACATAATACTGTCAATTCTTTGTTGGATTCTATGGCTTTGGAATTGGCTTCTAAAGTAGATACAAAAATTGCAAATGGTGAAGAAATCGGTCTTTTAGAAGGAATTCCATTCGGAATTAAAGATGTGTATATGGTTCAAGGAACATACACAACTGCAAGTTCGGATTTGTTAAAAAACTACAAATCTTCCTATACAGCAACTTCCATTCAGAAATTATTAGATGCTGGTGCCATTCCTTTAGTAAAAGAAAATTGCGATAGTTTTGGACATGGTTCTTCTTCTGAAAACACCATTTTTGGTGCTGTAAAAAACGCAACAAATCCCGATTTAGTTGGTGGTGGTTCTTCTGGAGGTTCTGCTGTAAATGTTGCAAAAGATTTTACAACATTTTCAATTGGTGGAGATACTGGAGGTTCCATTCGTCAGCCAGCAGGTTACAATAAAGTATATGGTTTAAAACCAACTTACGGACGAATTTCTCGTTACGGATTAATGGCATACGCATCTTCTACAGATTGTGTTGGGCCGATTGCAAAATCTATTGAAGACATTAGAATTGTATTAAATATAATGAGTGGAAAAGATGTTCGAGACCAAACTACTTTTTCTTCGGAAGAAATTTTGGAAGATACTGTCTCAAACTCATCAACAATAAAAACAATTGGTTACTTTAAAAATTTTATTGAAAGTGAAGCAATTTCACCAGAAATAAAGCAAGATTTTTTAGCAACTATTGATAAAATAAAAGCCAAAGGAATTGAAGTAAAAGAATTAGATTTCTTTAATGCGGATATTTTAGTTTCAACTTATTATACGTTGGCAATGGCAGAAACAGCTTCAAATTTATCGCGTTTAGATGGTACAAATTACGGAGCAAGAATTGAAGGTGAGAATTTAAAAGATACCTATTCAATTACACGTTCAGAAAATTTTTCTGAAGAATCTAAAAGAAGAATTGTTGGTGGAAATCAAGTTTTATCGCAAGGTTTTTCTGATGAAATTTACTTAAAAGCACAAAATTTAAGAAACCAAATTTCAGCAAGATTTAGTGACGATTTTAATGAAGTTGATATTATTTTATCTCCAGTAACTCCTGCTAATCCGCCTAAAATTGGCGAGAGCTTAAATGATCCTTTAGCGATGTATTTATCTGATGCTTATACAGTTGGATTTAGTTTGGGAGAATTACCAACATTAACAATACCTAAAGGAACAGAAACAGGTTTACAAATTACAGCAGATAAGAAAAAAGATGTACAAGCCTTACAATTTGCGAACTTCTTAAACGATATTTTATAA
- the gatB/aspS gene encoding bifunctional amidotransferase subunit GatB/aspartate--tRNA ligase AspS, translated as MELDQIQDALKAHDLELIIGLETHVRLNTNSKLFCSCPNEETEIPNTNICSVCTGQIGVLPAINKEAVTKAIVFGKAVRSSFKNEIISWDRKHYEYPDNPKNIQITQFHNPVIPDGEVSCYRNDGSQFTVNLTQVHIEEDAAKLMHEKKISLVDFNKAGVPLIEIVTEPCIRNIEDASTYAQYIQRIVQNLGISEANLEKGEFKSDVSVSLRKKHTYNLNPRTEIKNLNSFKFMVDALKEEIEKQLNYYTEHKEFRPDQTTVLWDADLKQTKTMRKKEFEADYRFISEPDIPFVSIKDVVNSIKIDASALPHAVESILIKGGVLPQDAKFFTADAIRSKTFMTINNAIQDPSFVAKTLVNNLGAEEYENIHDINHLIEIFELFKADKITSVLVQNGITSYLKDRTFDFKKYFDDNTISEAQIFEAIEKVISENEAIAKDIKAGNQGKAGILVGKVIAIIGKGASGKVIRTGILDQLAGEKAGSGKMEVGSDKSEGGSGKLETGSESKFEKEEKLPEIPIVIKEEYRTHKISQLSEESITEKVTLSGWVSSVRDHGELMFIDLRDSSNQVFQVRLSRESFPNLDELVRLKPESVISVTGVVVQRNEDDYNAGLRTGKLELETSDLEILNLSKTLPFEIKRATKSNEKVRFQYKFLDHRNDEVRRAIVNRHKVIKLLRDILDEEEFLEIETPILTAGTDEGAREFIVPTRKQSGSFYTLPQAPQQFKQMLMVGGFEKYFQIARCFRDEDSRGDRQPEFTQLDIEIAYASMQQIIDLNTKMFNEVVRKIYGKKWILHPFEVITYKDAMDKYGCDRPDLRYGLQMQDITDIVKDTTFQVFSKPIEEGGIVKCIKVSAKEQGNKRMSKGQIENLTAIAQQNGLGGLAYIIVNENDLQSPIIKFLGEEIAENIIKVTDAKVGDIVFFSASDYATANKALDAVRQEMGRILKLINPKELKPAWVVDFPMFEKTDEGRWTFTHNPFSMPAVYDLEKHMIGEGEEIGTIIAQQYDLILNGYEIGGGSVRAHKAEILEATYKNMGYTKEEMLKSVGTMYKAFQYGAPPHGGIAWGIDRLMMILEKKASIREVMAFPKTGSSEDLLFNAPSILSNKKVEEMNVKIIKK; from the coding sequence ATGGAATTAGATCAAATACAAGATGCTTTAAAAGCTCACGATTTAGAATTAATTATCGGTTTAGAAACGCACGTTCGTTTAAATACGAACTCAAAATTATTTTGTTCTTGCCCCAATGAAGAAACTGAAATTCCGAATACAAATATTTGTTCGGTTTGTACAGGACAAATAGGAGTTTTGCCAGCAATTAACAAAGAAGCAGTTACAAAGGCGATTGTTTTTGGTAAGGCAGTTCGCTCTTCCTTTAAAAACGAGATTATCTCGTGGGATAGAAAACATTACGAATATCCCGATAATCCGAAAAACATACAAATTACACAATTTCACAATCCTGTAATTCCGGATGGCGAAGTTTCTTGTTATAGAAATGATGGGTCGCAATTTACAGTGAATTTAACGCAGGTTCATATTGAAGAAGATGCCGCAAAATTGATGCATGAAAAGAAAATTTCGTTAGTCGATTTTAACAAAGCTGGAGTTCCTTTAATTGAAATTGTTACAGAACCTTGTATCAGAAATATTGAAGATGCTTCTACGTATGCACAATATATTCAGCGAATTGTTCAAAATTTAGGGATTTCTGAAGCAAATTTAGAAAAAGGGGAGTTCAAATCGGATGTTTCTGTGTCACTTCGAAAAAAACATACCTATAATTTAAACCCAAGAACGGAAATCAAAAACCTGAATTCTTTCAAGTTTATGGTGGATGCTTTAAAGGAAGAAATTGAAAAACAACTAAATTATTATACAGAACATAAAGAATTCAGGCCAGACCAAACTACGGTTTTGTGGGATGCAGATTTAAAGCAAACCAAAACAATGCGTAAAAAGGAATTTGAAGCAGATTATCGTTTTATTTCTGAACCAGACATTCCTTTTGTATCAATAAAAGATGTTGTAAATTCTATAAAAATTGATGCAAGTGCTTTGCCTCATGCAGTAGAATCTATCTTAATAAAAGGTGGAGTTTTACCACAAGATGCCAAATTTTTTACTGCAGATGCCATTCGTTCTAAAACATTTATGACCATAAATAATGCGATTCAAGACCCGTCTTTTGTGGCAAAAACGTTGGTAAATAATCTGGGAGCAGAAGAATATGAAAATATTCACGACATCAATCATTTAATTGAAATTTTTGAACTTTTTAAGGCCGATAAAATCACGTCTGTTTTAGTTCAAAACGGAATTACATCCTATTTAAAAGACAGAACTTTTGACTTTAAAAAGTATTTTGATGACAATACAATTTCTGAAGCTCAAATTTTTGAAGCTATCGAAAAAGTAATTTCAGAAAACGAAGCAATTGCTAAAGATATTAAAGCAGGAAACCAAGGAAAAGCAGGAATTCTTGTTGGAAAAGTAATCGCAATTATTGGAAAAGGAGCTTCTGGAAAAGTGATTCGTACTGGAATACTGGACCAACTTGCTGGAGAAAAAGCTGGAAGTGGTAAGATGGAAGTTGGAAGTGATAAATCTGAAGGTGGAAGTGGGAAGTTAGAAACTGGAAGTGAATCTAAATTTGAAAAAGAAGAGAAATTACCAGAAATACCTATTGTTATAAAAGAAGAATACAGAACACATAAAATATCTCAATTATCTGAAGAATCTATAACAGAAAAAGTAACATTATCTGGTTGGGTTTCGAGTGTAAGAGATCATGGAGAATTAATGTTTATCGATTTAAGAGATTCAAGCAATCAGGTTTTTCAAGTGCGTTTGAGTAGAGAGTCTTTCCCTAATTTAGATGAATTGGTGAGGCTGAAACCAGAATCAGTAATTTCTGTGACTGGGGTTGTCGTTCAAAGAAATGAAGACGATTACAATGCAGGTTTAAGAACAGGTAAATTAGAATTAGAAACTTCTGATTTAGAAATTTTAAACCTTTCTAAAACACTTCCTTTCGAAATAAAAAGAGCAACAAAAAGTAACGAAAAAGTTCGTTTTCAATATAAATTTTTAGATCACAGAAATGATGAGGTTCGTAGAGCCATTGTAAATCGTCATAAAGTAATAAAATTATTACGTGATATTTTAGATGAAGAAGAGTTTTTAGAAATTGAAACGCCTATTTTAACTGCAGGAACAGATGAAGGTGCAAGAGAATTTATTGTGCCAACAAGAAAACAATCTGGTTCTTTTTACACGTTACCACAAGCACCTCAGCAATTTAAGCAAATGTTAATGGTGGGTGGATTTGAAAAATATTTTCAAATTGCGCGTTGTTTTAGAGATGAAGATTCACGTGGAGACAGACAACCAGAATTTACACAATTAGATATCGAAATAGCGTACGCAAGTATGCAACAAATCATAGATTTAAACACCAAAATGTTTAATGAAGTGGTGCGTAAAATTTATGGTAAAAAATGGATTTTACATCCTTTTGAAGTTATTACGTACAAAGACGCCATGGATAAATATGGTTGTGATAGACCCGATTTACGTTATGGTTTGCAAATGCAAGACATTACAGATATTGTAAAAGATACTACTTTTCAGGTTTTTAGCAAACCAATTGAAGAAGGTGGAATTGTAAAATGTATTAAGGTTTCTGCGAAAGAACAAGGAAACAAAAGAATGTCTAAAGGTCAGATTGAAAATTTGACAGCCATTGCACAACAAAATGGTTTAGGTGGTTTGGCTTACATTATTGTAAATGAAAACGATTTACAATCGCCAATTATTAAGTTTTTAGGCGAAGAAATTGCAGAAAATATTATAAAAGTTACCGATGCAAAAGTTGGTGACATTGTATTTTTCTCTGCATCAGATTATGCAACTGCAAACAAAGCGTTAGATGCTGTTCGTCAAGAAATGGGACGTATTTTAAAGTTAATAAACCCAAAAGAATTAAAACCAGCTTGGGTGGTAGATTTTCCAATGTTTGAAAAAACAGATGAAGGAAGATGGACGTTTACCCACAATCCGTTTTCGATGCCAGCAGTATATGATTTAGAAAAACACATGATTGGAGAAGGAGAAGAAATCGGAACAATAATCGCACAACAATACGATTTAATTTTAAATGGTTACGAAATTGGTGGAGGTTCCGTTCGTGCGCACAAAGCAGAAATTTTAGAAGCAACCTATAAAAATATGGGTTATACTAAAGAAGAAATGCTAAAAAGTGTAGGAACCATGTACAAAGCATTCCAATATGGAGCGCCACCACATGGAGGAATTGCTTGGGGAATAGATCGTTTAATGATGATTTTAGAGAAAAAAGCGTCTATTAGAGAAGTGATGGCGTTTCCTAAAACAGGTTCTTCTGAAGATTTGTTATTTAATGCACCTTCTATTTTATCTAACAAAAAGGTAGAAGAAATGAATGTGAAGATTATTAAGAAGTAA
- a CDS encoding type II toxin-antitoxin system YafQ family toxin: protein MYSLKESTQFKKDLKKLVKKSKFDLELTFDVLEILQISGVKGIPSEMKPHKLKGNYKNNWECHIKPDLLIIWFEIEENFTIKLVRIGSHSELFK, encoded by the coding sequence ATGTATTCTTTAAAAGAATCTACACAATTCAAAAAAGATTTAAAAAAGTTAGTAAAGAAAAGTAAATTCGATTTAGAATTAACTTTTGATGTTTTAGAGATTTTACAAATTAGTGGCGTAAAAGGAATTCCTTCAGAAATGAAACCTCATAAACTAAAAGGAAACTATAAAAATAATTGGGAATGTCATATAAAACCAGATTTATTAATCATTTGGTTTGAAATTGAAGAAAATTTTACAATTAAGTTGGTTAGAATCGGTTCACATTCAGAGCTTTTCAAATAA